A window of Thermoanaerobaculia bacterium contains these coding sequences:
- a CDS encoding OsmC family protein, with protein MIEVRFPGGLAVDAAVNGFVVPTDQPPTHGGGGTAPSPFDLFLVSIAACAGYYALRFCQERGLSTRGLRLSLETERDDAHKKVARIRIAIDLPEGFPERYRAAMLRSVNQCSVKRHLEEPPLFELSARLPAGPTAAEHELTLSSV; from the coding sequence ATGATCGAGGTCAGGTTTCCGGGCGGTCTCGCGGTGGATGCGGCGGTGAACGGATTCGTGGTGCCGACCGACCAGCCGCCGACTCACGGAGGCGGGGGAACCGCTCCCTCGCCCTTCGACCTCTTTCTCGTCTCGATCGCGGCGTGCGCCGGCTATTACGCGCTCCGGTTCTGCCAGGAGCGGGGTCTTTCGACCCGCGGGCTGCGCCTGTCACTCGAGACCGAACGGGACGACGCGCACAAGAAGGTCGCGAGAATCCGAATCGCGATCGACCTGCCGGAAGGTTTTCCGGAGAGATACCGCGCGGCCATGCTCCGTTCCGTCAACCAGTGCAGCGTGAAGCGCCACCTCGAAGAGCCTCCCCTCTTCGAGCTTTCCGCTCGCCTGCCGGCCGGTCCCACCGCGGCCGAGCACGAGCTGACCCTCTCGTCGGTCTGA
- a CDS encoding CBS domain-containing protein, giving the protein MTPWLAEDIMNPDVLTVREEMLVRDLALFLTEHEISGAPVIDRHGRPVGVVSETDVVSVDRAGRKDGEDPSSYYRRAFENRSSLEAIRGLRIEEETLTVADIMTPIVISVGRDMPVSRIARLMLQDHIHRVIVRDGESIAGIVTSFDMLRLFVDDESSQVLRKTG; this is encoded by the coding sequence ATGACACCCTGGCTTGCCGAGGACATCATGAATCCGGATGTGCTGACCGTGCGCGAGGAGATGCTCGTCCGGGATCTCGCTCTCTTCCTGACGGAGCACGAGATATCGGGCGCCCCCGTCATCGATCGCCACGGCCGGCCGGTCGGCGTCGTTTCGGAGACCGACGTCGTGAGCGTCGATCGCGCGGGACGCAAGGACGGGGAGGACCCCTCCTCCTATTACCGGCGCGCGTTCGAGAACCGATCCTCGCTCGAGGCGATCCGCGGGCTGCGGATCGAGGAAGAGACGCTGACCGTCGCGGACATCATGACCCCGATCGTGATCTCGGTCGGCCGCGACATGCCGGTCTCCCGCATCGCGCGCCTGATGCTCCAGGACCACATCCACCGGGTGATCGTGCGGGACGGCGAATCGATCGCCGGGATCGTGACGAGCTTCGACATGCTGCGGCTGTTCGTGGACGACGAGTCGTCGCAAGTCTTGCGAAAGACCGGGTAG
- a CDS encoding PspC domain-containing protein: protein MALQRSRTDKMIAGVCGGIAKSAGWDPTLVRVLYVLLSILSAAFPGILVYIILWIVMPKEPLGSL from the coding sequence ATGGCGCTTCAACGGTCGCGCACGGACAAGATGATCGCCGGAGTCTGCGGGGGGATCGCGAAGTCGGCGGGCTGGGACCCGACGCTCGTGCGGGTCCTCTACGTTCTGCTCTCGATTCTCTCCGCCGCGTTCCCCGGAATTCTCGTGTACATCATTCTGTGGATCGTGATGCCGAAGGAGCCTCTGGGAAGCCTTTGA
- a CDS encoding amidohydrolase family protein, with protein MKIAGLAVSALFVGAATLSAQTYAITGATVHTLGPAGTIERGTVVIRGGKIAAVGASVPVPADAIRIDAAGKIVTPGLFDPKSRFGVEEVSGVRETRDDAVKGKEFTAALDIAPAINPRSMLIPVNRIAGVTTAAVAPSVTEGGTIVAGRGAIITLGSTDRYLLKDPAAMYVTLGESGSKLAGGSRAAAILYLREALQDAKDYLAHRAAYDEARRRRYRLDRLDLAAFEPVLKREIPMVVSVERASDIEAALALAREFGISLVVDGAAEGWMVAGDLARAGVPAILQPLEDLPASFETLGATLENAARLAKAGVVVAFETGDSHNARNLTQLAGNAVAYGLPYEEALAAITSNPAKIYGMAGRTGTLEPGKTADVVIWSGDPLEVTSAPTQVFIEGRKIRMTSRQTLLRERYMERLRGQGVLPPEYTKPDEKP; from the coding sequence ATGAAGATCGCGGGCCTCGCCGTCTCGGCCCTGTTCGTCGGGGCCGCAACACTCTCCGCGCAGACGTACGCGATCACCGGCGCGACGGTCCACACGCTCGGCCCGGCGGGGACGATCGAACGGGGCACGGTGGTCATTCGCGGCGGAAAGATCGCGGCCGTCGGAGCTTCGGTCCCCGTGCCGGCCGACGCCATCCGGATCGACGCGGCCGGAAAGATCGTCACGCCCGGGCTCTTCGATCCGAAGAGCCGTTTCGGCGTCGAGGAGGTCTCCGGGGTCCGGGAGACCCGCGACGACGCCGTGAAGGGGAAGGAATTCACGGCCGCGCTCGACATCGCCCCCGCGATCAACCCGCGGTCGATGCTGATCCCGGTCAACCGGATCGCCGGCGTGACGACGGCCGCCGTCGCGCCGTCGGTGACCGAAGGAGGGACGATCGTCGCCGGGCGCGGCGCGATCATCACCCTGGGCTCGACCGACCGCTACCTGTTGAAGGACCCCGCCGCCATGTACGTCACGCTCGGCGAGAGCGGGTCGAAGCTCGCCGGCGGCTCGCGGGCCGCGGCGATCCTCTACCTGCGCGAGGCGCTCCAGGACGCGAAGGACTACCTCGCCCACCGGGCCGCGTACGACGAGGCGCGCCGCCGCCGCTACCGGCTCGATCGCCTCGACCTCGCCGCGTTCGAGCCGGTCCTGAAGCGCGAAATCCCGATGGTCGTCTCCGTCGAGCGGGCGAGCGACATCGAAGCGGCCCTCGCGCTCGCGCGGGAGTTCGGAATCTCGCTCGTCGTCGACGGCGCGGCGGAAGGATGGATGGTCGCCGGCGATCTCGCGCGGGCGGGCGTCCCGGCCATCCTCCAGCCGCTCGAGGATCTTCCGGCGTCGTTCGAAACGCTCGGCGCGACGCTCGAGAACGCGGCGCGGCTCGCGAAGGCCGGAGTCGTCGTCGCCTTCGAGACGGGGGACTCGCACAACGCGCGCAACCTCACGCAGCTCGCCGGGAACGCGGTCGCCTACGGGCTCCCGTACGAGGAAGCGCTCGCGGCGATCACGTCGAACCCGGCGAAGATCTACGGAATGGCCGGGCGCACGGGAACGCTCGAACCGGGGAAGACGGCCGACGTCGTCATATGGTCGGGAGACCCCCTCGAAGTGACGTCCGCGCCCACTCAGGTTTTCATCGAAGGAAGGAAGATCCGCATGACGAGCCGTCAGACGCTGCTCCGCGAACGCTACATGGAGCGTCTGCGGGGCCAGGGCGTCCTCCCGCCGGAATACACGAAGCCGGACGAGAAGCCGTGA